ATCGTGCGAGAGACGTTCGAGCGCACCGGCGCGAGCGTCATGGGCAAACGCATGTTCGACGCCGGTGAACAGATGTGGCCGGAGGAGGCGCCGTTCCACACGCCGGTCTTCGTCGTGACGCACGAGAAGCGCGACCCCTGGGAGAGGCCGGGTGGCACCACCTTCACGTTCGTGAACGACGGCATCGAGTCAGCGCTCGAACAGGCGCGCGAGGCTGCCGGCGAGCGAGACATCCGCATCGCTGGCGGTGCAGACACGATCGTGCAGTATCTCAATGCGGGCTTGGTCGATGAGTTCCATGTCGCGGTCTCTCCCGTGCTCTTCGGTACCGGAGTGCGCTTGTTCGATGGAGTGGGCGCCGGCCGGGTGGCTCTCGACCTGGTCAGCGCAGAGCCTTCGCCGAGCACGACCCATCTCAGTTACATCGTGCGCGCGAGGTGAGAACGGCACCTACCGGCGAGCCGACGCCACGGAGTCGCCCCGAACCCGCACATGAGCGGTGATGCCCTGAAGCGCAATGCGGAGCTGCGTACGGGCGTGCTTGCGTTGGGTGTTCTCGTCGACTGGCGGGAGGTCAACAGCAACCCCCGCCTGACGAGATCGCTAGTCGCAAGCGGTCTGATCCCAAGCCCTAGGCGCGGATCTCATAGTCGGCATCAGGCCGGG
The DNA window shown above is from Microbacterium murale and carries:
- a CDS encoding dihydrofolate reductase family protein, which translates into the protein MAGKVFFSVSMSLDGFIAPESSEELMGQQWMELQRWVFRQRHFRENLKLGKGGDEGRDNDIVRETFERTGASVMGKRMFDAGEQMWPEEAPFHTPVFVVTHEKRDPWERPGGTTFTFVNDGIESALEQAREAAGERDIRIAGGADTIVQYLNAGLVDEFHVAVSPVLFGTGVRLFDGVGAGRVALDLVSAEPSPSTTHLSYIVRAR